A portion of the Acidisarcina polymorpha genome contains these proteins:
- a CDS encoding carboxypeptidase-like regulatory domain-containing protein, with protein sequence MTGTVQDSSGAVIRGTVLRLLSQTGRPIAQQVIDGRGGFRFSSATTGSYVLDVTESGFREARVLTSVSAGESIPNPNWDGRQGEDDSVSVDGSALPAQVDTLCMARIILTWISTYIT encoded by the coding sequence ATGACCGGAACTGTGCAGGATTCTTCCGGCGCAGTGATACGAGGCACCGTCCTTAGGCTGCTCTCGCAAACGGGCAGGCCAATCGCTCAACAAGTCATTGATGGACGAGGAGGATTTCGCTTCTCCTCCGCCACGACCGGCTCGTATGTACTCGACGTAACGGAATCCGGTTTTCGTGAGGCGAGGGTTCTGACCTCGGTGTCGGCTGGGGAGTCTATCCCAAACCCTAATTGGGATGGCCGTCAAGGGGAAGACGATTCGGTATCCGTCGATGGGTCCGCTTTACCCGCTCAGGTGGACACTCTTTGCATGGCCCGGATTATCTTGACCTGGATCTCGACCTATATCACATGA